A part of Paenibacillus sp. 481 genomic DNA contains:
- a CDS encoding GntR family transcriptional regulator gives MHYPSAWLQGVSRGEAIACELRLQIIKGTIKPGEVISENRVAADFGTSRSPVREALKALSNEGLIRLERMGAVVLGLSVKDVEELYDVRYLIESFVQQRLAHMDQERLITKLNQILDKMELAVKYNDVVDFAYQDLSFHEAIIAATEHKRIMHLWTSIRHIVMTVMLITTEEIFSKGEQRLGSVIDKHRTILKGLQSKNPEVVQQVVREYFADSMQTLHTSLPQF, from the coding sequence ATGCATTATCCATCCGCGTGGCTGCAAGGTGTTTCCCGTGGGGAAGCGATTGCTTGTGAATTACGGTTACAAATTATTAAAGGAACGATCAAACCTGGAGAAGTGATCTCTGAAAATAGAGTTGCTGCCGATTTCGGCACGAGTCGATCACCGGTTCGAGAAGCGTTGAAAGCGTTATCGAACGAAGGGCTGATCCGATTAGAGCGCATGGGCGCTGTCGTACTCGGTTTAAGTGTAAAGGATGTCGAGGAGTTGTACGATGTCCGGTATTTAATTGAAAGCTTTGTGCAGCAGCGACTTGCCCATATGGATCAGGAGCGGCTTATTACGAAGCTGAATCAAATTCTCGACAAAATGGAGCTTGCTGTCAAATATAACGATGTCGTTGATTTTGCTTATCAGGACTTATCTTTCCATGAGGCGATCATCGCGGCAACAGAACATAAACGAATTATGCATCTGTGGACGAGTATTCGTCATATCGTTATGACGGTGATGCTCATTACGACCGAGGAAATATTTTCGAAAGGCGAGCAGCGTTTAGGCTCGGTGATTGACAAGCATCGCACGATTTTGAAAGGCTTGCAATCCAAAAATCCAGAAGTGGTTCAACAAGTGGTGCGTGAATATTTTGCGGATTCGATGCAGACGTTGCATACGAGCTTGCCCCAATTTTAA
- the ilvD gene encoding dihydroxy-acid dehydratase codes for MTAKKMRSDMIKKGFDRAPHRSLLRAAGVKEEDFDKPFIAVCNSYIDIVPGHVHLQEFGKIVKEAIREAGGVPFEFNTIGVDDGIAMGHIGMRYSLPSREIIADSLETVVSAHWFDGMVCIPNCDKITPGMMMGALRVNIPTLFVSGGPMKAGKDSTGRSISLSSVFEGVGAFQAGKIDEKSLTELEQYGCPTCGSCSGMFTANSMNCLAEGLGLALPGNGTILAVAPERREFVKRSATQLMELIKLDIKPRDIVTEKAIDNAFALDMALGGSTNTVLHTLALAHEAGFDYPIERINEVAKRVPHLAKIAPASDYHIEDVHNAGGVSAVLNELFKKEGALHEDCITVTAKTLRENVAGCEIQDTDVIRPLDNPHSEQGGLSVLFGNLAPQGSIIKVGAVDASVGGRHIGPAICFDSQDEALAGIANGKVKEGHVVVIRYEGPKGGPGMPEMLAPTSQITGMGLGAKVGLITDGRFSGASRGISIGHISPEAAEGGPIAFVEDGDIIDLDLVNRKIELQVSDEELDRRRANWKGFEPKVKTGYLARYSKLVTNASQGGVLTI; via the coding sequence ATGACTGCCAAGAAAATGCGTTCAGACATGATTAAGAAAGGCTTTGACCGAGCACCGCACCGCAGCTTGCTGCGCGCTGCCGGAGTAAAGGAAGAAGATTTCGATAAGCCGTTTATTGCGGTGTGTAACTCCTATATTGACATTGTCCCAGGTCACGTTCATTTGCAAGAGTTTGGAAAAATCGTAAAAGAGGCTATCCGCGAAGCTGGCGGCGTGCCATTCGAATTCAACACAATCGGTGTTGATGACGGTATTGCCATGGGGCATATCGGAATGCGCTATTCATTGCCGAGCCGTGAGATTATTGCAGACTCACTGGAGACGGTCGTTTCCGCGCACTGGTTCGATGGGATGGTATGTATCCCGAACTGTGATAAGATTACACCTGGTATGATGATGGGCGCACTGCGTGTCAACATCCCAACCTTGTTCGTAAGTGGCGGACCGATGAAGGCAGGTAAAGACTCTACGGGTCGTTCCATCTCGCTGTCCAGTGTATTTGAAGGCGTCGGTGCCTTTCAAGCAGGCAAAATTGATGAAAAAAGTTTGACAGAATTAGAACAGTACGGCTGTCCAACATGCGGCTCTTGTTCCGGTATGTTTACAGCTAATTCGATGAACTGCTTAGCCGAAGGCTTAGGATTAGCATTACCAGGCAACGGTACGATCTTAGCGGTTGCGCCAGAGCGTCGTGAGTTCGTTAAACGTTCTGCGACGCAGTTGATGGAACTGATTAAGCTCGATATTAAACCGCGCGATATCGTTACCGAGAAAGCAATCGACAACGCCTTCGCCCTTGATATGGCGTTGGGCGGCTCTACGAATACGGTGCTGCATACGTTAGCGTTAGCGCACGAAGCAGGATTTGACTACCCGATAGAGCGCATTAATGAGGTTGCTAAACGCGTTCCTCATTTGGCAAAGATTGCTCCGGCTTCGGATTATCATATTGAAGATGTGCATAACGCAGGTGGCGTTAGCGCAGTATTGAACGAATTGTTCAAAAAAGAAGGCGCGCTGCACGAGGACTGTATAACGGTAACCGCGAAGACGCTGCGCGAAAATGTAGCTGGCTGTGAAATTCAAGATACGGACGTCATCCGTCCGTTGGATAACCCGCACAGTGAGCAAGGCGGCTTGTCCGTGCTATTCGGCAACTTGGCGCCGCAAGGCTCTATTATTAAAGTTGGCGCAGTTGATGCTTCTGTAGGCGGCCGTCACATTGGCCCGGCTATTTGCTTCGACTCGCAAGACGAGGCACTAGCAGGCATCGCGAATGGCAAAGTAAAAGAAGGTCACGTTGTCGTCATTCGTTACGAAGGACCTAAAGGTGGGCCAGGTATGCCAGAAATGTTGGCACCAACCTCGCAAATTACCGGTATGGGCCTAGGCGCGAAAGTAGGACTCATTACGGACGGACGCTTCTCCGGCGCTTCTCGTGGTATTAGTATCGGCCACATTTCGCCTGAAGCAGCAGAAGGTGGACCTATCGCTTTCGTTGAAGATGGTGACATCATCGACCTGGATCTCGTCAATCGTAAGATTGAGCTGCAAGTTTCGGATGAAGAACTGGATCGTCGTCGTGCGAATTGGAAAGGTTTCGAGCCAAAAGTAAAAACAGGCTACTTGGCACGTTACTCCAAGCTCGTTACGAATGCTAGCCAAGGCGGTGTTTTGACTATCTAG
- the gnd gene encoding phosphogluconate dehydrogenase (NAD(+)-dependent, decarboxylating), producing MKLGLIGLGKMGFNLAENMLRHEHQVIVYDVNPEPGQKLKAHGAVAAPSIEQLVAQLEAPRIVWIMVPAGGIVDSVIDTLIPLLSPGDIVMDGGNSHYKQSQARNEKLQVHGIHFFDVGTSGGTEGAAQGGCFMIGGNESVFPTIEPLFADIAVTNGYLYAGKNGSGHFLKMIHNGIEYGMMQSIAEGFELLDKSDFDYNYEHVAQVWSNGSVIRSWLMELTQNAFAKDPKLSQIRGVMQSSGEGKWTVETALDLQASAPVIAMSLFMRYRSLESDTFHGKIVAALRNEFGGHGVVESK from the coding sequence ATGAAATTAGGGTTGATCGGACTCGGTAAAATGGGATTTAATCTAGCAGAAAATATGCTTCGTCATGAGCATCAAGTCATCGTGTACGATGTGAATCCAGAGCCAGGACAGAAGCTGAAGGCTCATGGCGCAGTTGCAGCACCGTCGATCGAGCAGCTCGTTGCGCAATTGGAAGCTCCGCGCATCGTATGGATCATGGTGCCGGCAGGTGGGATTGTAGATAGTGTCATTGACACCCTGATTCCGCTGCTTTCACCAGGGGATATCGTGATGGATGGTGGCAACTCTCATTACAAACAATCGCAGGCGCGGAATGAGAAGCTACAAGTACATGGCATTCACTTTTTCGATGTAGGTACTTCGGGTGGTACTGAGGGCGCTGCGCAAGGCGGTTGCTTTATGATTGGCGGTAACGAGTCCGTGTTCCCCACGATTGAACCACTATTTGCGGATATTGCGGTGACGAACGGATATTTATATGCGGGTAAGAACGGCAGCGGCCATTTTTTGAAAATGATTCATAATGGCATTGAGTACGGTATGATGCAATCCATTGCAGAAGGATTTGAGCTGCTGGATAAGAGTGATTTTGACTACAATTATGAGCATGTGGCTCAGGTATGGTCGAACGGTTCTGTCATTCGCAGTTGGCTGATGGAGCTGACACAGAACGCGTTTGCGAAAGATCCGAAGTTGTCTCAAATTCGGGGAGTCATGCAAAGCTCTGGTGAAGGCAAGTGGACGGTGGAGACGGCGCTTGATCTGCAAGCGAGCGCGCCAGTTATCGCGATGTCGTTGTTTATGAGATATCGGTCACTTGAATCCGATACGTTTCATGGAAAAATTGTAGCCGCATTGCGCAATGAATTCGGTGGTCATGGGGTAGTGGAGAGCAAATAA